Proteins from a genomic interval of Schistocerca cancellata isolate TAMUIC-IGC-003103 chromosome 8, iqSchCanc2.1, whole genome shotgun sequence:
- the LOC126095537 gene encoding uncharacterized protein LOC126095537: protein MATRWCLLLVAFAAVASALLGITTARSLGDVVELDDMVAAASHHGHHWEKGGGDEHHSGHHSSHGGKGDKGYKGHHGYEKGEKGHHDKEGHSGHYSDHGGHKKSHHDEGGHYGEHHYGAKGEKGHKYGEKGSYNKGHSTKGHHEIHKLDEYKKNKEFYDEHHDEGHHSKHGGYHHHHEGKKGGHHKGGHHKSGHHHGDHGKKGHHEKGHHHHDHKGWKGSGGHESHHGHHSDYGKKGGHDEHKHWGFSSGGGGGGGGGGGHGG, encoded by the exons ATGGCGACACGCTGGTGCCTTCTGCTGGTGGCGTTCGCCGCGGTGGCCTCGGCGCTGCTGGGCATCACCACTGCTCGCAGTCTGGGCGACGTCGTGGAGCTCGACGACATGGTGGCGGCCGCCTCGCACCACGGCCACCACTGGGAGAAGGGCGGCGGCGACGAGCACCACTCCGGCCACCACTCGTCGCACGGCGGCAAGGGCGACAAGGGCTACAAGGGCCACCACGGCTACGAGAAGGGCGAGAAGGGCCACCACGACAAGGAGGGCCACAGCGGCCACTACTCTGACCACGGCGGCCACAAGAAGAGCCACCACGACGAGGGCGGCCACTACGGCGAGCACCACTACGGCGCCAAGGGCGAGAAGGGCCACAAGTACGGCGAGAAGGGCAGCTACAACAAGGGCCACAGCACCAAGGGACACCACGAG ATCCACAAGCTGGATGAGTACAAGAAGAATAAGGAGTTCTACGACGAGCACCACGACGAGGGCCACCACAGCAAGCATGGcggctaccaccaccaccacgaggGCAAGAAGGGCGGCCACCACAAGGGCGGACACCACAAGTCCGGCCACCACCACGGCGACCACGGCAAGAAGGGCCACCACGAGAAGggccaccaccaccacgaccacaaGGGCTGGAAGGGCTCCGGCGGCCACGAGTCGCACCACGGCCACCACTCCGACTACGGCAAGAAGGGCGGCCACGACGAACACAAGCACTGGGGCTtcagcagcggcggcggtggcggcggcggcggcggcggcggccatggcggc